The proteins below are encoded in one region of Nitrospira sp.:
- the cheY gene encoding response regulator — protein MAKILVIDDEPFVLELLNTVLKRKGHEVILASMGHRGIETFVKEHPQVTILDLNLPDMDGISVLKKIRSVNPSAPVVMLTGGGSETAQDEARELGVVDFLPKEFSLHRLGDALSRALGAAALPASVSGRAG, from the coding sequence ATGGCCAAGATTCTAGTCATCGATGACGAGCCATTCGTGCTGGAACTGTTGAATACGGTCCTCAAGCGCAAGGGCCATGAGGTCATCTTGGCCAGCATGGGCCACCGAGGTATTGAGACTTTCGTGAAGGAGCATCCGCAGGTCACCATTCTCGACCTCAATCTTCCCGATATGGATGGGATTTCCGTCCTCAAAAAAATACGCTCCGTGAATCCTTCGGCCCCGGTCGTGATGCTGACCGGCGGGGGGTCGGAAACCGCACAGGACGAGGCACGTGAGCTCGGTGTCGTGGACTTCTTGCCGAAGGAGTTTTCGTTGCACCGTCTCGGCGATGCTCTCTCGCGGGCACTGGGGGCCGCGGCCTTGCCAGCGAGCGTGTCGGGCCGGGCGGGCTAG
- the fliG gene encoding flagellar motor switch protein FliG gives MASKLTGEQKAAILLLAMGEDAAALVMKHLPPGDIRKIGATMAELSTISKEDETEVMQDFKRSASNSGIGVEGLKYVQSVLDKALGKSKANQVMASLISESYPGIESLKWMDAKAVTQLLRIEHPQTIAVVLAHLDAEQSSQVLVGLPEKLRDDVIIRLATMDEVEPDTIRALSEALEEALQSRNRPSSMALGGTKVTAEIITRLGKANETAIMEKLAERDAALADTIRSLMFVFDDLIKIDDRGIQEVMKEVNKEELTLALRSASPNVKEKIFRNMSSRAAESLKEDMESRGPAKLADIERAQQSILKIVRKLEEEGKIVIGGAGAEAMV, from the coding sequence ATGGCTTCAAAGCTAACCGGAGAACAAAAAGCGGCCATCTTGCTTCTTGCCATGGGCGAAGACGCGGCCGCGTTGGTCATGAAGCATCTCCCGCCAGGGGATATTCGAAAGATCGGCGCCACGATGGCCGAGCTCAGCACGATCTCAAAAGAGGATGAGACCGAAGTCATGCAAGACTTCAAGCGGAGCGCCAGTAACTCGGGTATCGGCGTCGAAGGCTTGAAGTACGTGCAATCGGTCCTCGACAAGGCCCTCGGGAAGAGTAAAGCGAATCAAGTCATGGCCTCTTTGATCTCCGAAAGTTATCCAGGTATCGAGTCCCTCAAGTGGATGGACGCCAAGGCGGTGACCCAACTGTTACGCATCGAGCATCCTCAGACCATCGCCGTCGTGTTGGCGCATCTGGACGCGGAACAATCCAGCCAGGTCTTGGTGGGGCTGCCGGAAAAGCTGCGAGACGACGTGATCATTCGACTCGCCACGATGGACGAGGTCGAGCCCGACACGATCCGAGCGCTCAGTGAGGCTCTCGAAGAAGCGCTGCAATCGAGGAACCGGCCGAGTTCGATGGCACTGGGAGGCACCAAGGTGACCGCCGAAATCATCACCCGGCTCGGAAAGGCCAACGAGACCGCCATCATGGAAAAGCTCGCGGAGCGCGACGCCGCGTTGGCGGATACGATCCGGTCGCTCATGTTCGTCTTCGACGATCTGATCAAGATCGACGATCGAGGCATTCAGGAAGTCATGAAAGAAGTGAACAAGGAAGAACTGACGCTGGCGCTTCGCTCGGCCAGTCCGAACGTCAAGGAAAAGATTTTCAGGAACATGTCGAGTCGTGCGGCCGAATCGCTCAAGGAAGATATGGAATCACGCGGCCCGGCCAAGTTGGCCGACATCGAGCGAGCTCAACAAAGCATTCTGAAGATCGTCAGGAAATTGGAAGAGGAAGGCAAAATCGTCATCGGCGGCGCCGGGGCGGAGGCCATGGTCTGA
- the fliE gene encoding flagellar hook-basal body complex protein FliE: MDPVTLKTFGSTGGGEAVARTGTSAEAGPPFTNSLKDALAQVNDAQLEANQAVDALVTGRTENIHQAMIALQKADVSFQLMMQVRNKLVTAYEEIQRMQI; this comes from the coding sequence ATGGATCCCGTCACACTCAAGACGTTTGGCTCGACCGGAGGTGGGGAGGCCGTCGCCCGGACGGGTACCTCCGCCGAAGCCGGCCCGCCATTTACCAACTCCTTGAAAGATGCGCTCGCGCAGGTCAACGACGCGCAACTCGAGGCTAATCAGGCGGTCGACGCCCTTGTGACCGGACGGACGGAAAACATTCATCAGGCGATGATCGCTCTCCAAAAAGCGGATGTGTCGTTCCAACTGATGATGCAGGTTCGGAACAAGCTCGTCACGGCGTATGAGGAAATCCAACGGATGCAAATCTGA
- a CDS encoding sigma-54-dependent Fis family transcriptional regulator → MTMLAGRQDDATTTSAGRTVLVVDDEPAMRTALSESLRRKGYLVTQATDGREALDRIAETRPWLVLTDMKMPKLGGISLVREIKKRTPGTHVVVMTAFGSVETAVEAIKLGASDFLLKPFAADALDHVVAGLSEPVLEFPNQSELRSTLVRPILTQDPGMRRLLDLVEGVAGSQATILIDGESGTGKELLARFIHGCSPRAHRPFIAVNCAALPEGLLESELFGHERGAFTGALMRKLGKFEMAHQGTLLLDEISEMNLPLQAKLLRVLQEREVDRIGGSGPVSVNIRVIATTNKPLHREVEAGRFREDLYYRLNVFPITVPPLRARRSDIALLARHFAQSAAVRNGVTAPTLSESAVAHLEARTWKGNVRELENAVERAVLVSAGRMIEPEHFPDEIAGLRNRSQDFLPAEVPSSTETAASSGSLWEMERDLIVKTLARVAQNRTKAAKELGISVRTLRNKLREYRQGNAGSLLAME, encoded by the coding sequence ATGACGATGTTGGCCGGACGACAGGATGACGCGACAACAACATCGGCAGGACGTACGGTGCTGGTGGTGGACGATGAGCCGGCGATGCGGACCGCTTTGAGTGAGTCGTTGCGGCGTAAGGGCTACTTGGTCACACAGGCGACCGATGGGCGCGAGGCGCTCGACCGCATCGCTGAAACGCGACCCTGGCTCGTCTTGACCGATATGAAAATGCCAAAGCTGGGCGGTATTTCCTTGGTGCGAGAGATCAAGAAGCGCACCCCTGGCACGCACGTCGTGGTGATGACCGCCTTTGGGTCCGTCGAGACGGCCGTCGAGGCGATCAAGTTGGGCGCCAGTGATTTTCTCCTGAAGCCGTTTGCAGCCGACGCGCTGGACCATGTCGTCGCGGGCCTCAGCGAGCCGGTCCTGGAATTCCCTAACCAGAGCGAGCTTCGTTCGACCTTGGTGCGACCCATTCTCACGCAAGATCCCGGCATGCGCCGTCTCTTGGATCTGGTCGAGGGAGTGGCGGGATCACAGGCAACGATCCTGATCGATGGCGAAAGCGGAACGGGGAAGGAACTCCTCGCCCGATTCATTCACGGGTGCAGTCCAAGGGCGCATCGACCCTTCATTGCCGTCAACTGCGCGGCCCTTCCGGAAGGCTTGCTGGAAAGCGAACTCTTTGGGCATGAGCGAGGGGCGTTCACCGGCGCGCTGATGCGCAAACTCGGCAAATTCGAAATGGCCCACCAGGGGACCCTGCTCCTCGACGAGATTAGCGAGATGAACCTGCCGCTTCAGGCCAAATTACTGCGCGTCTTGCAGGAGCGTGAGGTCGATCGCATCGGGGGAAGCGGTCCGGTGTCCGTCAACATCCGGGTGATTGCCACGACCAACAAGCCTCTGCATCGTGAAGTCGAAGCCGGCAGATTTCGGGAGGACCTGTACTACCGCCTCAACGTGTTTCCCATCACGGTTCCCCCGCTTCGCGCTCGCCGGTCGGACATCGCCTTGCTGGCTCGGCACTTCGCTCAATCCGCCGCAGTTCGCAATGGGGTCACGGCGCCGACGCTCTCGGAGTCCGCCGTCGCACATCTGGAAGCGAGAACCTGGAAGGGTAACGTGCGAGAACTCGAAAACGCCGTGGAGCGCGCCGTGCTGGTTTCGGCCGGCCGAATGATCGAGCCGGAACATTTCCCCGACGAGATAGCCGGACTGCGGAACAGGAGCCAAGACTTCCTCCCAGCCGAGGTGCCCTCTTCTACAGAAACGGCGGCTTCGAGCGGCTCACTTTGGGAAATGGAGCGTGACTTGATCGTGAAGACGCTCGCGCGCGTTGCACAAAATCGCACCAAGGCTGCCAAGGAACTGGGAATCAGCGTGAGGACGCTCCGCAATAAGTTGCGGGAGTATCGCCAAGGAAATGCAGGATCGCTCCTTGCGATGGAGTAG
- the flgB gene encoding flagellar basal body rod protein FlgB has protein sequence MTIFDRTMRLLERTMDLRGARHQVIASNIANEETPHFRAKDMHFQDALASAHRGRPGVTLISTHARHLGLAGDTLARVSGKVSDTPAPDVPLDANTVNLEFEMAKLSDNAMHYNTAATIVAARLKQLLAAIREGR, from the coding sequence ATGACCATCTTCGATCGAACCATGCGGTTGCTCGAGCGTACGATGGACTTGCGCGGCGCGCGGCATCAAGTGATTGCCTCCAATATCGCCAACGAAGAAACACCCCATTTTCGAGCGAAGGACATGCACTTTCAGGACGCCCTTGCGTCGGCGCACCGTGGACGCCCCGGTGTCACGCTGATCTCCACGCATGCGCGCCATCTCGGACTCGCAGGGGATACCTTGGCCCGCGTATCGGGAAAGGTCAGCGACACGCCGGCACCGGACGTTCCGCTGGATGCCAACACCGTCAATCTTGAATTCGAAATGGCCAAACTGTCCGATAATGCCATGCATTACAACACCGCGGCGACCATTGTGGCTGCGCGACTGAAACAATTGCTTGCCGCTATTCGTGAAGGACGGTAA
- the flgC gene encoding flagellar basal-body rod protein FlgC, producing MDISESLAPSVTALDAQRRRLNVIASNLANAQSTRTADGGPYRRRDVVFQAAPVHPKFGRMLRQVSAANRAEEPQGVRVARVVEDRKPGPAIYDPKHPDADAKGYVRLPNVNVMEEMVNMIGASRAYEANVQAVNATRAMWSRALEIGR from the coding sequence ATGGATATTTCAGAAAGCCTTGCACCGTCCGTCACCGCGTTGGATGCGCAACGCCGACGCCTCAACGTCATAGCCAGCAATCTGGCCAATGCCCAGTCCACCCGCACCGCGGATGGCGGCCCGTACCGTCGCCGGGACGTCGTCTTTCAAGCGGCTCCGGTCCATCCCAAATTTGGGCGTATGCTCCGGCAAGTGTCGGCCGCGAACCGAGCGGAGGAACCGCAGGGGGTGCGCGTGGCCCGCGTCGTGGAAGATCGCAAGCCGGGTCCGGCCATTTACGACCCGAAGCATCCGGATGCCGACGCCAAGGGCTACGTTCGACTGCCGAACGTCAACGTTATGGAAGAAATGGTCAACATGATCGGGGCGTCCCGAGCCTACGAGGCGAACGTACAGGCCGTGAACGCGACACGCGCGATGTGGAGCCGGGCTCTGGAGATCGGACGATAA
- a CDS encoding acetoacetate metabolism regulatory protein AtoC → MHPRRVLVVEDDHAIQGLLTRLFENEGWDVASVSTGRAALEYLEEHSTDLVLTDLQLPDMDGVAVVERILADDPSHTTIVMTGFGTVERAVEAMRTGAVDFIRKPLDLKVLMASVNQAMAVRVPHKRNVAPKASAEMASSASGLVGESPVMRDLVEFVRKVADSDSTVLITGESGTGKEVLARALHTQSRRHRGPLVPVNCAAIPEALLESELFGHERGAFSGAHHARAGRFELAHGGTLFLDEIGEMPLPLQVKLLRALQERSFERVGGARAVKVDVRIVAATNADLEAAVRDGRFRKDLYYRLNVIPIVVPPLRHRASDIPLLVHYFIERLNARKGASVVGIDDAALAALEEYQWPGNVRELENLIERVVVLKREGLIESVDLPETVQTARPTPDTRVTVPPSLSQEGIDLMKELERYENRLIITALNQAGGITSKAARLLRLNRTTLVEKLKRKKLDVKAPAEQDLSVRPSSASVIDQPSII, encoded by the coding sequence ATGCATCCGCGACGAGTGCTGGTGGTTGAGGACGATCATGCGATTCAGGGTCTGCTGACCCGGCTCTTTGAGAATGAAGGATGGGACGTCGCCAGCGTCTCGACGGGACGTGCGGCGCTGGAGTATCTCGAGGAGCACTCGACCGACCTCGTCCTCACGGATTTGCAACTCCCGGACATGGATGGGGTTGCCGTCGTCGAACGTATTCTCGCTGACGATCCGTCGCACACGACTATCGTGATGACCGGTTTTGGCACGGTCGAGCGGGCCGTGGAGGCCATGCGGACCGGCGCCGTGGATTTCATCCGGAAGCCATTGGACTTGAAGGTCCTGATGGCTTCGGTCAATCAGGCGATGGCTGTCCGGGTGCCGCATAAACGGAACGTTGCCCCAAAGGCCTCCGCTGAAATGGCAAGCAGTGCGAGCGGGCTCGTGGGGGAGAGTCCCGTCATGCGGGATCTAGTCGAGTTCGTTCGGAAAGTGGCTGACAGCGACAGTACGGTATTGATCACGGGTGAGAGCGGAACAGGTAAGGAAGTCCTCGCTCGGGCGTTGCATACCCAGAGTCGTCGTCACCGTGGTCCACTCGTGCCGGTCAACTGCGCGGCGATTCCAGAAGCCCTTCTCGAATCCGAATTGTTCGGCCACGAACGCGGGGCCTTCAGCGGGGCTCATCATGCACGGGCGGGCCGCTTCGAGTTGGCACATGGCGGCACACTGTTCCTCGACGAAATCGGGGAGATGCCCCTGCCCCTTCAGGTGAAGCTACTGCGCGCATTGCAGGAGCGAAGCTTCGAGCGGGTCGGTGGTGCGCGGGCGGTGAAGGTCGATGTTCGCATTGTCGCCGCTACGAATGCGGATCTCGAGGCAGCCGTACGGGATGGCCGATTCCGAAAGGACCTCTACTATCGACTCAATGTGATTCCGATCGTCGTGCCTCCTCTGCGTCATCGTGCCAGCGACATCCCCCTCTTGGTTCACTATTTCATCGAACGGCTGAACGCTCGCAAGGGAGCGTCGGTCGTTGGTATCGATGACGCCGCGCTTGCCGCGCTGGAGGAATACCAGTGGCCGGGGAACGTCCGCGAACTGGAAAATCTCATCGAACGCGTGGTCGTCCTCAAGCGGGAAGGGCTGATCGAGAGCGTCGACCTGCCGGAGACCGTACAGACCGCGCGCCCGACCCCGGACACCCGAGTGACCGTCCCCCCGAGCCTGTCACAGGAGGGCATCGACCTGATGAAGGAACTCGAACGGTATGAAAATCGACTGATTATCACCGCCCTCAATCAAGCCGGCGGCATTACCAGCAAGGCGGCGCGGTTGCTGCGTCTCAATCGCACGACGCTTGTCGAGAAACTGAAACGGAAAAAGTTGGACGTGAAAGCCCCTGCCGAACAGGATCTCTCTGTCCGTCCATCGAGTGCGTCCGTGATCGACCAGCCGTCAATCATTTGA
- the fliF gene encoding flagellar M-ring protein → MVSKFSTLPLTQRFAVLVGLAAAVAGLAAVALWTQQPDMQALFTNLSADDASAIVDRLKTMKVPYELSSGGSTVLVPSGQIHDLRLQLAGQGLPHGGGLGFEIFDRTSLGVSDFVQKVNYRRALQGELARTIAQLPEVERARVHLSLPERRLFSSEQDRARASVVLALKAGQTLSKIQVQGIVRLVASSVEGLQAHDVTVVDGHGRLLSGGGAPDETARLSDSQLEYQRSLEKDIEGRIQTMLERIVGVDKAVVRVSSVLDFRQVETTEERYDPNGQVVRSEQRGQEKASGSNGVSGGVPGVASNVPPGKEAEPVQTSSNTSQNKNETVNYEISRTVSKIVEPIGTIKRLSAAVLVDGKYEGAVAGGAPAEGEAAKKYVPRTQEEIKQIEEIVKKAMGFSADRGDEVQVVNAQFGFGPEDDPAGTEAAAAPPSYAQYIRYGVGGILFLLILFFVIRPLIAVLTAPAEPGALPHPAPGGAVMGIGAQGQPAVAGGAGQVDIGGGTSSRSQILDMAKNNPESTAIVVKQWLNNQA, encoded by the coding sequence ATGGTTAGCAAATTCAGCACCTTACCACTGACCCAACGTTTCGCCGTGCTTGTGGGTTTGGCTGCGGCGGTTGCGGGCTTGGCCGCGGTGGCCTTGTGGACTCAACAGCCGGATATGCAGGCGCTGTTCACGAATCTATCGGCCGACGACGCGAGCGCCATCGTCGACCGTTTGAAGACGATGAAAGTCCCATACGAGCTGTCGTCCGGGGGCAGTACCGTGCTGGTTCCCAGTGGTCAAATCCACGACCTGCGACTGCAACTGGCAGGCCAGGGGCTTCCGCATGGCGGCGGCCTTGGATTCGAGATCTTCGATCGGACAAGTTTGGGGGTGTCGGACTTCGTCCAAAAGGTCAATTATCGGCGAGCGCTGCAAGGTGAATTGGCGAGAACGATTGCGCAACTGCCGGAAGTCGAGCGGGCTCGCGTGCATTTGTCTCTGCCGGAACGCCGTCTCTTCAGCTCGGAACAAGATCGAGCCCGGGCATCCGTCGTGCTCGCGCTGAAAGCCGGTCAGACGTTGAGCAAAATTCAAGTGCAGGGCATCGTGCGATTGGTGGCCTCCAGTGTGGAGGGACTGCAAGCGCACGACGTCACGGTGGTGGACGGCCATGGACGCTTGTTGTCCGGCGGCGGGGCACCGGACGAAACTGCCCGTTTGTCAGATTCTCAGTTGGAGTATCAGCGATCGCTTGAGAAGGACATCGAGGGTCGCATTCAGACCATGTTGGAGCGGATCGTCGGCGTCGACAAGGCCGTGGTACGCGTCTCGAGCGTCTTGGATTTCCGTCAGGTCGAAACGACGGAGGAGCGCTACGATCCGAACGGACAAGTGGTGCGGAGCGAGCAACGTGGTCAGGAAAAAGCCTCGGGCTCCAACGGAGTCTCGGGCGGCGTCCCGGGAGTGGCCTCCAATGTGCCGCCAGGCAAGGAAGCCGAGCCGGTGCAGACCAGCTCGAATACGAGCCAAAATAAGAACGAGACGGTGAACTACGAAATCAGTCGCACGGTGTCGAAGATCGTCGAACCGATCGGGACCATCAAACGCCTGTCGGCGGCTGTGCTCGTGGATGGCAAGTACGAAGGGGCCGTAGCCGGGGGAGCCCCAGCCGAGGGGGAGGCCGCGAAAAAGTACGTGCCCAGAACTCAGGAGGAGATCAAACAGATCGAAGAGATCGTCAAGAAAGCGATGGGCTTTTCGGCGGACCGGGGCGACGAGGTACAAGTGGTCAATGCGCAATTCGGTTTTGGACCGGAAGACGACCCCGCCGGTACGGAAGCCGCGGCGGCACCTCCATCGTACGCGCAATATATCCGATACGGTGTCGGCGGCATTCTGTTCCTGCTCATTCTCTTCTTTGTCATTCGTCCGCTTATCGCTGTGCTCACGGCTCCGGCCGAGCCGGGCGCCTTGCCTCACCCGGCACCGGGCGGGGCGGTCATGGGGATCGGGGCTCAAGGGCAACCGGCGGTGGCCGGCGGAGCGGGGCAGGTAGATATCGGGGGCGGAACGTCCTCGCGGTCGCAGATTCTGGATATGGCTAAAAATAATCCCGAGTCGACCGCCATTGTCGTCAAGCAGTGGCTCAACAACCAGGCATAG
- a CDS encoding sensor histidine kinase: MTNLPATDLAAADLLQEAFRTFGEATTALESSYRALKGRVEQLDVELADRNEALRVTLEQTESMRGALDTILESLTTGVIVTDQDQCIERCNPAAASLLGVDTDSILGIPLEEFLLAHSLHVDGYPLATKTGALVSISRCTPRSDGTHTLGTVVLVQDITEVHRLEERLHRRDRLASMGEMVGRIAHEVRNPLGSVELFASMLRQDLAHDAVLHGYAEHISMAVKAMDRLLSNLLTYTRPSNPQRAWNATAGLVRDSLALAAHALAGRKVDVQVNLDHAPPNMWCDGQQIRQVLVNLILNAVDAMEEEGRLTVTVEDQLRSAHESPVARLSVADTGRGIDPEHLSRVFDPFFTTRDEGTGLGLAIVHALVEGHDGRVEIESQVGTGTTVTVAIPQETNPLRVRARAKGPAWFRGPMKEEV, encoded by the coding sequence ATGACGAATTTGCCAGCCACGGACCTCGCCGCGGCAGACTTGCTGCAAGAGGCGTTTCGCACGTTCGGTGAAGCGACGACGGCATTAGAATCCTCGTATCGCGCGCTGAAGGGCCGCGTGGAGCAACTCGACGTCGAGCTAGCCGACCGGAATGAAGCCCTGCGTGTCACGCTGGAACAGACGGAATCAATGCGTGGCGCCCTCGACACCATCCTTGAGTCCCTCACCACCGGCGTCATCGTCACCGATCAGGATCAATGCATCGAACGGTGCAATCCCGCGGCGGCTTCTCTCTTGGGGGTCGACACGGACTCGATTCTTGGCATCCCACTGGAGGAGTTTCTGCTGGCCCACAGTCTGCACGTGGACGGATATCCGCTCGCGACCAAAACTGGCGCCCTGGTATCGATTTCGCGCTGCACCCCGCGCAGCGACGGCACGCACACGCTCGGGACGGTCGTCTTGGTCCAAGACATCACGGAGGTTCATCGGCTGGAAGAGCGGCTCCATCGGCGCGACCGCCTGGCTTCGATGGGCGAGATGGTCGGGCGGATCGCGCACGAGGTGCGCAATCCGCTCGGTAGTGTGGAACTGTTCGCATCGATGCTGCGACAAGATTTAGCTCACGACGCCGTCCTGCACGGATATGCGGAGCACATCTCGATGGCCGTGAAGGCCATGGACCGTTTGCTGTCGAACCTGCTGACGTACACGCGTCCTTCGAATCCGCAACGTGCCTGGAACGCCACGGCGGGGTTGGTTCGGGACTCCCTTGCTCTCGCTGCGCATGCGCTGGCTGGACGAAAAGTCGACGTGCAGGTGAATCTCGACCATGCTCCGCCCAACATGTGGTGTGACGGTCAGCAGATCCGACAAGTCCTGGTCAATCTGATTCTCAATGCAGTCGACGCCATGGAAGAGGAGGGGCGGCTTACCGTAACGGTCGAGGATCAACTGCGCAGCGCGCATGAATCGCCGGTCGCCCGGCTCTCGGTGGCCGACACGGGTCGTGGGATCGACCCCGAGCATTTGTCGCGGGTCTTCGATCCGTTTTTTACGACACGGGACGAAGGGACGGGACTGGGGCTTGCGATCGTGCATGCGCTTGTCGAGGGACACGATGGGCGCGTCGAGATTGAGAGCCAGGTAGGCACAGGAACGACGGTCACGGTCGCCATTCCACAGGAAACAAATCCTCTTCGGGTGCGCGCCCGTGCCAAAGGGCCGGCCTGGTTTCGGGGACCGATGAAGGAGGAAGTATGA